The Aggregicoccus sp. 17bor-14 genome contains the following window.
GCGGGGTGGCGAACTGCGCCGCGTCCTGCAGCTTCAGCTCGAGCGCCGCGAGCAGGCGCGCGCCCTCGCGCTCCACCTCCATGCGGCTGCAGCCCGGGGCGAGCCCCAGGACCAGGAAGGCGTTCTCACGCACCAGCTCGGCCAGCAGGGGGGCGCCGCTCATCGCAGCCCCGAGCGGTGGGCGAGCTGCTGCGACTGCGCATCCACCGGCAGCAGGCTGCGCAACTCGCCGACGACGTCGCGCAGGCGGCCCGCATCCTTGCGCGCGAGCGCCTCGCGCCCCGCGCTCACCAGCGCCTGGGCGCGCGGCAGGTCGGTGGCGTCGTCCGCGCGGCTCGCGGCGTCCTCGAACATCCACTCCCACGCCTTCGGGTGGCGGAAGAAGGCCGCGTTGCCCAGCCGCACCACCGCGCGGCGCTGGCGCTGCAGCTCGGCCACCTGGCGCGCGGTGCGTGCGCGCTCGAAGGCCGTCACGGTGTCGCGCAGCAGCTGCTGCTCCTCGGGGGTGCCGAAGCTGGACACCCAGTCGATGCACCAGGCGACGTCCGCGCGGGCCTCGGCCTCCAGCTCGGGCCACATCCGCTCGGCCTCGAGCGCATCCAGCGCCGCCTCCAGCTCCAGCAGCGTGCGGCGCGCCTTCTGCCCTGCGTCCGCGTCGCCTCCGCTGGCCGCCGCCGCATCGCGCTCGGCGTCCAGCAGCTGCTCGTCCGCGCTCGCGAGCAGGGCGAGCGTGGGCGCCGCCGCGCTGCGGAAGGCCGCCTGCCGCGCGCGGGCGAGGCGCGTGCGCAGCCCGCGGGCGAGCTCCGCTAGGGCCTCGGGGTCCGCATCCGGGACGAGCAGCCGCGCCACCTCCTCGAACACCTGCCCCGTCGCGGGCAGCAGCGCGCGCGCCGAGAGGCGCCCGCCGCGGTCCAGCTCGAGGGTGAGCTCCACGGGGCTGCCTGCGGACAGCGTCGCGCCCAGCTTGTCGCCGCGCACCTCGAGCACGCCGACCTCGCGGCACAGGTGCGCGAGCTCGTACTCGCCCTGGATGATGGGGATGCGCACCAGCGCGCCCGCGGCGCCCTTGGCCACCGCCTGCACGGTGTGGTGGCGGAAGGTGCGGCGGCTGGGCAGGGGCGTGCCGCGCTCGAAGTACACGCGCACCCGGTCGTCCGCGAGCGCCACGCCGAGCGTGCGCGAGAGGGGCGGGTCGCTCAGCGTGAGCCCGTGCACGATGCTGAAGCGCGAGGGGCGCAGCGCCACCGGCTCGCCGCGCGCGCCCGTACCCGTCACGAGGAAGGTGCTGCGCTGGCGCACCCGCAGCTCCACGGGTGCCGCGAACGCACCCTCGGCGCTCAGGGGCAGCGGCGGGCTCGTCCAGCCCCCGTCCTCGCGCGCGAGCTGCACCGTCGCGGGCGCAGCGCCGCCCGTGGCCTCCGCGAGGCGGCCGAGCACGTAGGGGGTGGGGTCCGCGGTCATCGCCGGGTACTGCAGCCACAGCGCGCGCCCCGTCTCGGCCTCCTTCGGCGCGGGCCGCGCGTCCAGGCCCGCGGTGCCGGCGTAGAGCGCGGCCCCCTGGCCCACGAGGGTCATCGGGTCCAGCTGCTCCTGGAAGGGGACGCCCAGCAGCTCCGCGAGCCGCTCGCGCACGAAGGGCGCCTGCGTGGGGCCGCCCACGAGCACGAGGCGCGACACCTGCGAGGGCTCGAGGCCGTGCGCCTTGAGCAGCCGCAGGCAGACTGCGACCGAGCGGTCCACGAGCGGCGTGCACGCCTCGCGCACCGCCTCGCGGGTGAGCACCGTGTCCAGGTCCACCGCGCCGCTCCCGGTGCGGAAGAGGCCGGGCAGCAGCAGCGGCACCTCGGGGGCGCGGCTCAGCTCGATCTTCGCCTCCTCCACCGCGAGCTTCAGCTGGCGCAGGGCCGCCGCGTGCGCAGGGTCCGCGCGGCTGATGCGCACGCCCTGCTGCGCCTCGAGCTCCGCGAGCAGGCGGTCCACGAGGCTCCAGTCGAAGTCACGCCCGCCCAGGAAGTTGTCACCATCGTGGCCCACCACGCGCAAGAGCCCCTCGCGCGTCTCGAGCAGCGAGGCGTCGAAGGTGCCACCGCCCAGGTCGTAGACGAGCCAGGCGCCCACGTCCTCGCCCGCGCGCCACCCGGCGGCGATGGCCGAGGCCACCGGCTCCTGGATGAGCTCCACGCGCTCGAAGCCCGCGAGCCGCGCGGCCTCCGAGGTGGCGGCGCTCTGGGGCAGCTCGAAGAGCGCGGGCACCGAGATGACCGCGCGCTCGGGCGCCACGCCGAGCTGCTGCTGCACGTCCGCGCGCAGCGAGCGCAGGACCTCGGCCGCGAGCTCCTCGGGGCGGCGCGTGAGCTTCGCCGCGGGGAACTCCAGCGCCTGGGACGTGCCCATCAGCCGCTTGAACTCGGAGCGGGTGTTGGCGGGGTCGGTCTCCAGCAGCCGGCGCGCCTTGTGCCCCACCGTGGTGCGGCCCGCGGCGTCGATGCGCACCACGGAGGGCGTGAGGGCGGTGCCCAGCGCGTTGCGCACCAGGGTCACCTCCTCGCCGTCGAAGACGGCCGCGGTGGAGTTGGTCGTACCGAGGTCGATGCCAAGGAACAGCGGACGGGAGCTCATGGTCGGGGCGGGCGCGCAGGATACGCAGAAATCCGGGCTTCCGGGCAGCCCCGGAGGGCGGCCGCCGGAGGCCCGGGTGGGCGCATGTCTGCACCGCGCGCAGTGCGCTAGGGTCGCTCCCCATGCTCCTGCCCCTGCTGCTCACGACGCTCGCCGCCGCGACCCCGCCTGCGGAGCTGCCCGCGCCCTTGCCGCGCTCGGGCCACTTCGGCACCGGCATCAGCCTGGAGCCCCTGTCCATCGGCGCCTTCCAGGCCAAGGGGCTGGGGGGGAG
Protein-coding sequences here:
- a CDS encoding Hsp70 family protein, whose product is MSSRPLFLGIDLGTTNSTAAVFDGEEVTLVRNALGTALTPSVVRIDAAGRTTVGHKARRLLETDPANTRSEFKRLMGTSQALEFPAAKLTRRPEELAAEVLRSLRADVQQQLGVAPERAVISVPALFELPQSAATSEAARLAGFERVELIQEPVASAIAAGWRAGEDVGAWLVYDLGGGTFDASLLETREGLLRVVGHDGDNFLGGRDFDWSLVDRLLAELEAQQGVRISRADPAHAAALRQLKLAVEEAKIELSRAPEVPLLLPGLFRTGSGAVDLDTVLTREAVREACTPLVDRSVAVCLRLLKAHGLEPSQVSRLVLVGGPTQAPFVRERLAELLGVPFQEQLDPMTLVGQGAALYAGTAGLDARPAPKEAETGRALWLQYPAMTADPTPYVLGRLAEATGGAAPATVQLAREDGGWTSPPLPLSAEGAFAAPVELRVRQRSTFLVTGTGARGEPVALRPSRFSIVHGLTLSDPPLSRTLGVALADDRVRVYFERGTPLPSRRTFRHHTVQAVAKGAAGALVRIPIIQGEYELAHLCREVGVLEVRGDKLGATLSAGSPVELTLELDRGGRLSARALLPATGQVFEEVARLLVPDADPEALAELARGLRTRLARARQAAFRSAAAPTLALLASADEQLLDAERDAAAASGGDADAGQKARRTLLELEAALDALEAERMWPELEAEARADVAWCIDWVSSFGTPEEQQLLRDTVTAFERARTARQVAELQRQRRAVVRLGNAAFFRHPKAWEWMFEDAASRADDATDLPRAQALVSAGREALARKDAGRLRDVVGELRSLLPVDAQSQQLAHRSGLR